The following proteins are encoded in a genomic region of Deltaproteobacteria bacterium:
- a CDS encoding amidase, with amino-acid sequence MPLNAEITRMDATALAELVRNREVTPVELVDAAIERIEKVNPELNAVITPIYDRAREASRSTLPDGPFTGVPYLMKDIGAFLAGVPMSLGTALLREFVPDHDSELTVRLKKAGLIVIGKTNTPEFGLLPTTEPRLFGPTRNPWNPGKTTGGSSGGSAAAVASGMVPMAHANDGGGSIRIPASCCGVFGLKPTRARNPLGPDFGDMISGLVCEHAVTRSVRDSATLLDATAGPDVGDPYWAPPPARPFADEVGADPGRLKVAFSTESMMGGATHEACILAVKDTAALLNDLGHEVVETGPELSHPAEHYVELFNVLWFSSCVATIDAIGAIGGFAPEAGFFESLTWAFYEKGREHSAARYLSALEALQRASREICRFFENYDVLLTPVLAEPPVDLGTFDAPENNPMAAWDRVVQFAPFTALFNATGQPAMSVPLYWTADGLPVGSHFVGRFGDEATLFRLASQLEAARPWADRRPMISAC; translated from the coding sequence ATGCCTTTGAATGCAGAAATCACCCGGATGGATGCCACCGCCCTGGCCGAACTGGTTCGCAACAGGGAGGTTACCCCCGTCGAACTGGTGGATGCCGCCATCGAACGCATTGAAAAGGTGAACCCGGAACTCAATGCCGTGATCACCCCGATTTACGATCGTGCCAGAGAAGCTTCCCGAAGCACCCTTCCCGACGGACCCTTCACGGGCGTCCCTTACCTGATGAAGGACATCGGCGCCTTCCTGGCCGGGGTTCCCATGTCCCTGGGGACGGCGCTTCTGAGAGAATTTGTTCCGGACCACGACAGCGAGCTGACCGTGCGCCTGAAAAAAGCCGGGCTGATCGTTATAGGCAAAACCAACACCCCCGAGTTCGGCCTGCTGCCCACGACGGAACCGCGTCTTTTCGGCCCCACGCGCAACCCGTGGAACCCCGGGAAAACCACCGGCGGATCCAGCGGAGGGTCGGCCGCAGCGGTTGCTTCCGGCATGGTTCCCATGGCCCATGCCAATGACGGGGGCGGCTCCATCCGCATTCCGGCCTCCTGCTGCGGCGTGTTCGGTCTCAAACCCACCCGGGCGCGCAACCCCCTGGGACCCGATTTCGGCGACATGATTTCCGGGTTGGTGTGCGAGCATGCCGTTACCCGGTCGGTACGCGACTCGGCGACTCTCCTGGATGCCACCGCCGGGCCGGACGTCGGCGATCCCTATTGGGCTCCCCCGCCGGCGAGGCCGTTTGCCGATGAAGTGGGTGCGGATCCAGGCAGGCTGAAAGTCGCCTTTTCCACAGAATCGATGATGGGAGGAGCCACCCATGAGGCGTGTATCCTGGCCGTAAAGGACACGGCAGCTCTCTTGAACGATCTGGGCCACGAGGTCGTCGAAACGGGACCCGAATTGAGCCACCCGGCGGAGCACTACGTGGAATTGTTCAACGTGCTGTGGTTTTCGAGCTGCGTCGCCACCATCGACGCCATCGGTGCCATCGGCGGCTTCGCGCCGGAAGCGGGGTTTTTCGAATCGTTGACCTGGGCATTTTATGAAAAGGGGCGGGAACATAGCGCCGCCCGATATCTGTCGGCGCTGGAAGCGCTGCAGCGCGCCTCCCGCGAGATTTGCCGCTTCTTCGAAAATTACGACGTGCTGCTGACACCGGTTTTGGCCGAACCGCCGGTGGACCTGGGCACCTTCGACGCCCCGGAGAACAACCCCATGGCGGCGTGGGACCGCGTGGTACAATTCGCGCCTTTCACGGCTCTGTTCAATGCCACCGGGCAACCGGCCATGTCGGTACCCCTGTACTGGACCGCGGACGGACTGCCCGTGGGGTCTCATTTTGTCGGGCGCTTCGGGGACGAGGCCACCCTCTTCCGGCTGGCATCCCAGCTGGAAGCGGCGCGGCCCTGGGCGGACCGCCGTCCAATGATTTCAGCATGTTGA
- a CDS encoding TPM domain-containing protein — protein MLLPLILIISIPRCSDPKGDNAFVEDRCGLLEASQLERIAGIERNLLAELDIHFMTIILDAPAADLNAAAVDLFDRHAPGSLTKGARGMLLLIDPWGKAVRLETGYDLEGIFTDAFVGYVEQRQMQPFFAAGRIGPGIEATVELLVDKALRSIDSGDYVVDQAGGIQGGHLSGGAGAKSGMQMGDRIAPKPSSLLAGEFGPGKTPSQTLEKCRQVLELHIKDPDLGIYSPQTREFFRQWVVTDAQQDNARKGLEKSLPAADVRVQGDLAVIRFPVENRGAAPYFFIKGDQGWMIDFRGMNRSIRFNHKNQWHFVKTDHPYMFAFSDLRFDKHGFPHKR, from the coding sequence TTGCTTTTGCCCCTTATTCTGATCATTTCGATACCGCGATGCAGCGATCCAAAGGGCGACAATGCCTTTGTGGAAGACAGGTGCGGACTCCTGGAAGCCAGCCAGCTCGAACGGATTGCCGGCATTGAGCGCAACCTGCTCGCCGAACTCGACATTCATTTCATGACCATTATCCTGGATGCCCCTGCCGCGGACCTGAATGCCGCGGCAGTCGACCTGTTCGACAGGCATGCCCCGGGGTCGCTGACCAAAGGCGCCAGAGGGATGCTTCTCCTGATCGACCCCTGGGGAAAAGCCGTGCGCCTGGAAACAGGCTATGATTTGGAAGGCATCTTCACCGACGCTTTCGTGGGCTACGTGGAACAGCGGCAGATGCAGCCCTTTTTCGCCGCCGGCAGAATCGGCCCGGGCATCGAGGCTACCGTCGAACTGTTGGTGGACAAGGCCCTCAGGTCCATCGATTCCGGCGACTACGTGGTGGATCAGGCAGGCGGTATTCAGGGCGGGCATCTTTCCGGGGGCGCCGGTGCCAAAAGCGGCATGCAAATGGGCGACCGGATCGCTCCGAAACCGTCGAGCCTCCTGGCCGGCGAGTTCGGCCCCGGGAAGACACCCAGCCAAACCCTGGAAAAGTGCCGGCAGGTCCTCGAACTGCACATCAAGGACCCGGACCTGGGTATCTATTCACCGCAAACCAGGGAATTTTTCCGGCAGTGGGTGGTTACCGATGCCCAGCAGGACAACGCACGCAAAGGGCTCGAGAAATCGCTACCCGCCGCCGACGTCCGGGTGCAGGGCGATCTGGCCGTGATCCGCTTTCCGGTCGAAAACCGGGGAGCGGCCCCCTATTTTTTCATCAAAGGCGATCAGGGCTGGATGATCGACTTTCGCGGCATGAACCGGTCGATCCGCTTCAACCACAAAAACCAGTGGCATTTCGTGAAAACCGATCACCCCTACATGTTCGCCTTTTCCGACCTGCGTTTCGACAAACACGGCTTTCCGCATAAAAGGTGA
- a CDS encoding 4Fe-4S binding protein: MAVKSALAKSKPGLFFNSGFEPRFDADRCVACEACIDRCPPAALSMGEDDVPVLDLDRCFGCAVCATGCPEDAITMISKADFPAPPKNTKELKAAVMAGMQ, encoded by the coding sequence GTGGCAGTGAAAAGCGCCCTGGCCAAGTCCAAGCCCGGTCTTTTTTTCAACTCCGGATTCGAACCCCGCTTCGATGCGGATCGCTGCGTGGCCTGTGAAGCCTGCATCGACCGGTGCCCGCCGGCAGCGCTCTCCATGGGAGAGGATGACGTGCCCGTTCTCGATTTGGACCGCTGCTTCGGATGTGCGGTGTGCGCCACCGGCTGTCCTGAAGATGCCATAACCATGATCAGCAAAGCCGATTTCCCGGCTCCGCCCAAAAACACAAAAGAACTGAAGGCGGCCGTCATGGCCGGCATGCAATAG
- a CDS encoding DUF3108 domain-containing protein gives MRTGCNRRIAGQGIRVLLSCVVSFIIGFPAAAGEVPFQPGERLTFVLKWGVIPAGEAVMSVLPMAEIDGEPAYHYALSAKSNAFVDVFYKVRDHIDAYADTDLQHSLLFRKKQREGGYKRDVAVTFDWEKSQARYSRKDGRSKSIDLLPATFDPLSAFYFIRTMDMQAGSRLSHPITDGKKNVIGEARVIRREIIEVAGKSYDTLLIVPDLRHIGGVFKKSRDAKIQVWVTADNRHIPVRLKSKVVVGSFVGELVSSEGLK, from the coding sequence GTGAGAACAGGATGTAACAGGCGCATTGCCGGCCAGGGCATTCGGGTGCTTTTGAGCTGCGTGGTAAGCTTTATAATCGGCTTTCCCGCTGCAGCCGGAGAAGTTCCCTTTCAACCCGGCGAGCGGTTGACCTTCGTTCTCAAGTGGGGTGTCATACCGGCCGGAGAAGCCGTGATGTCGGTGTTGCCCATGGCGGAAATCGACGGGGAGCCGGCCTATCACTACGCGCTGTCGGCAAAATCAAATGCCTTTGTGGACGTTTTCTACAAGGTTCGCGACCACATCGACGCCTACGCCGACACCGACCTGCAGCACAGCCTGCTTTTCAGGAAAAAGCAGCGTGAGGGCGGATACAAGCGTGACGTGGCCGTCACTTTCGACTGGGAGAAAAGCCAGGCCCGCTACAGCCGCAAAGATGGGCGGAGTAAGTCCATCGACCTTTTGCCCGCTACGTTTGACCCCCTGTCCGCCTTTTATTTCATCCGGACGATGGACATGCAGGCCGGCTCGCGCCTCTCCCACCCGATAACCGACGGCAAAAAAAACGTCATCGGCGAAGCCCGGGTGATCCGGCGGGAAATCATCGAGGTCGCCGGAAAATCTTACGACACCCTGCTCATCGTACCGGACCTGAGGCACATCGGTGGTGTTTTCAAGAAGAGCAGGGACGCCAAAATTCAGGTTTGGGTGACGGCTGACAATCGGCATATACCGGTACGCCTCAAAAGCAAGGTGGTGGTGGGCAGTTTTGTGGGCGAGCTGGTTTCGTCCGAAGGATTAAAATAA